In Solanum lycopersicum chromosome 3, SLM_r2.1, the genomic stretch caatTTTCTAGTTAAACACGCAAACACCGCAAATAAAAGTCCACAATAAAATTCTAGAAGATTATTAATCACTCAAGTCGAATTtagttttaaagttataaatttaaaaaaacttaatatatatCCTTCGGCcagattttttttgtgataataAAAAGTCTTTTAAGTTATTATGCATGTACTGTACTGCACCCCTATTTTGGAAATGTTGTAATAGTGTTGCAAAAGCTAAGGGGGAATACAAATTGACTTGCAATGGAGCTTTTTCTAATGGCTTTTCATAATGTTAAGGTGGAATCTGTTTCTCTCATGATTATTGGAATGATGAATTGAACTTGCCTTCTTTCAAATTGTAAactattgaaaataatataatctaccaaataaaatagcacgatataataatatgatatattatgaaataataggTAGTCGATAACTTTCCAGAAGACTTCCTCCCACCTTGTTGTTTTGTGGAAACAGTAAAGCAAAAGAATCTTCCAAATATTAGAGTTAATTTTTGTGTgcatatgtattaaaaattagTCCAAGTTGAGGTAAACAGTGGGAGTAGTTCAGAATCTTATCTACTGGATCGAGTAGTGTGTCGCCGACCACTCCTTTAAATATCCCCGTTCCATCCACTTTCCTCTCATACTTTCCCACGCCAATGCTTTCACattacacaaattaaaaaatagtcaataattataatatgaataaacATCACATTCTTCAGGAAGATCATCAAAATTCTTCTGGCAGTTCTTTAGCCATGAGTTCCTCTTTTGGAACAACTACTCCAGAAAgacattcttctttttctcaaGAGTCTGAATCTGCTGTTGCTAGCACTCTTCATAGTCCATCTTCTTCAGATTACTCACCCACAATTACTCCAAGTATGTTCAAATTTCATTGCGCTCGTCACAGTCGcgtaaatgattttaaaaatttgttgaaCATCCGAATTCATACCGTTTAGATCTAGTAACAGAATTATAAACTGTTTTTATTTATGCAATAATTACAGGTCATGATGATTCAGCTGTAATTATTCAGAAGAGGAAATTGGGGAAGAAGGCAAAAAGTTATGCATATAGAATTCGTGAGCATGGTACGTACTGCatctaatttatttactttccgtttcaatttgtttattctatttttttttaaaaaaaaattaaattttccttttctaCTCTTTGAATAAAAAcaattcgattttttttttgtttcagtgAAATTGGGTTCGAAGTTTTCAGAAACGGTGAAGGGGAAATTGACGATAGTGAAAGAAGGAGGGAGAAGAAATATATTCAAGCATATGTTTCATGTGAATGATGGAGAGATATTGCTTAAGGCATCGCAATGCTATTTGTACACAACAGCAGGTCCAATTGCTGGgattttattcatatcaactcaTAAAATTGCTTTCTGCAGTGAAAGACCCATCTCTGTTCCTTTTCCCTCTGGAGGAATTCTCAGAACACCTTACAAGGTTAGTTACATTACATTTATAATCTTAATCGAAAGTGTTTTTGTTCAATTTCacgtaatttaaaaatatttttatttgattgagtgGTTGGGCGGTGTGTCTCCCATAGGAGACATAGAAACAAATCCAACCTCCTTGGCCATGAGACTTAACTAATacaatttacattttttatgacattttttatgtgatttacGAGTTATCGTTCAAAACGATCGTATTGTTATTATTTGCGGAAATTAGGAAAAGAAGGGGAAACACCATAGTataatgatttataaatgatatttaatACGAAGATTCGGTCGCACGCGGCTTTCAATTATTCCTTCGAAATCACTCACTGTGTGTTGTTTTTTATTGGTTAGTTTTAAGAGTATTATTATTTAAACATGTACTATTGTTATTGTCTAGCTGTCATGATTTAGTCAGAGAatctttttaaagtaaaattaataaataatttttactttatcattttaatCTACACAAAATCAATTGTATGtagcacaaaagaaaaaagttaatttttctGTTTTAGGAATATTTCTAATTTTGGACATTTAATTTATGCAGGTGGTTATTCCAGTGACGAAAATTAAAAGAGCTCTTCCCAGTGTAAACGAGAACAAGCCATCTCAAAAGTACATAGAAATAGTAACTGAAGATGATTTTGAGTTTTGGTTTATGGGTTTTGTACGATATGAAAAAGCTTTCTTGAATTTACAAAGAGCTATTTCGATgtcaaattaaatgttttagACATGTAATGTTTAGGATTTTAAAGAGTCATTGTTAGTAtctaagtttttctttttaaattttttgttgaatcGGCGGCATTTTAGGACTGGTTATTCTTTGTTCTTTTCTGTCGATGATCATAATTTCAACTATTTTGGCTATAGGGATATGGATTTTATGTTCAAGTGTAATTATCTATGGTTATTTGATGTACTTTCCCTGGAAAGTGTGAAATCTCCTAATTAAGTCCTTGATCCTtctaattagttaaattattattctattaCTTAGCGTCTCTCAAATTTAagcctttattttatttttgacgtATTAAATAGAAATAATGTACTAACAAATTCGGGCGGCTTTATTCTTAAACCTCCAAAAAAGAGACGAGGCCTTAATAGTTACtaatatagggaaaaaaatgACGAAATCTTACCTTTAAGTTTtcttattatcactattctctgttagttttataaatctttaaaattattgatttttgcGTATCAGTTTAATGTATCTCGCATATCAGAATAGTGTATCATGTGTAAAATGTACATTAGATtttctgtaattataaacttataaggaacaaataataatttttccttaaaagtatgtgatttctgTCCTTTGTCcgttataaaatatcatatcaaataaaatCTATTGAGcgaaaataaattgattaactAACGAGATTGAATAAGCTATaggaataaatttataataaaatgaacagaagattatgtcaaataaaattaagatatcttttaattttcacATTAGACCACCTTATACTATTACAATATGATATATAAGTTTGACAAGTCTTAAATGGGATTTCGTatctaatttttatatgtatttgtagTGCACGTATAATATATAACACactataacaataattatttcaCGAATACAAGTCATAACAATCTTTATTATTCCATTACATTATCAACACTACTACAAGACAGACTTACTCTTCcttattaaatttattcattGATACATGTTATATATACTTAGTACCAtagcataaaatattaataattctagGCCTTATGAAATGTAACTTTGAGAGGTGGATCTCTACCAACAAATAGAACTCTTTTTCCACTTTCCTCAAGTATACCAATTTCTCCACAAAACGGTCTACATGTCTCACAAACAACAGGACAATACACAAGTTTGTAAGCATCCTCGTACTTGTCAATATTGAACCAATTTCCTAAAGTTTCACGACCAGGATTTCCTTCTACTCCGCCTATCGTAACCAAATAACGTTGTGGAATTAATTCAGTATTAATTCTCCATACTGTGGAAGAATCAGATATTTCCATAGACGTAAATTTTACGTTCATATCTGTCGATAATCTAATAGTATTTTCTTTGGGATCTACTGGTGAAAATTGAACGTTAACGCCGATTACAGAATCATCGACGTTTTGGCTTACGACCAGCGGGTTGGTCCGGTTCTTAATGGATGCAACTTGAAGTCCACCACCGTTGCCCCGACCCGCTGGAAGGATGTAATAATTCACTCCTGTACGGACAGCGTTACCGGATACATCGAGTATCGGCTCCGCAACGTCTTGAGCGTTTACGAGGAAAAATATGGTTGATAATAGTGCGACTAGAAGAAAAGGTACAGCTTTCATTGTTGTAGTCGATAAATTTTGTGAATGGATATAATAAAGTAAACGAAGAAGAGCTATTTATAGAACTTGATGAATGACGAAGGTTTGAATATTCTAatgttattttgaaaattataatacGGAATTGACTATCAATTTTCTAGCCGTTTAGtcctaattaattatgtatatatggtTTGACATTTTCTCTGTGTAATCTATGTGTGCCTTAAAATTTACACATTAAACCAATTATCTATCCACCTATAATCTTTGAACTTGTTGtacatatttgaataattttgtcACGagcattttaaaatatatagatgTTTATTATGAATGGACAAAGTAAGAGACGCAAGCTTTTTGTACATGTATACTTGGGATAAGATGATCTCTCAAATTTGACGTTTTTTTAACGTGAGAGATACTTACCATccaaatgacttttttttatttttttagaactatACATAATAAACGGCTTTTATTTGATCagcaattaatatatattaacttttttGTGTACCAAtactttatattaaataaattgtcTTATACATGGGTGTGTTTATTTATATACACGCTACAATTATTTAGAGAACAAACAAACAGGTACATTACCTAcgttattcatatattttcttcGGATCAAACAATTCCATAGTTATTATCCTTAACGAACACAACTGGAAAGCTATCGCCAATTTTGAGAACTAAACGCCTTTGTTTGTAGACATAATGAATGGTGATTTCACTGCATGTGTCTTCATAATTATTAGGACAAAACACCAAAATATACATAGGATTAACCTCTTCATCGTTgtcatttaatttcttaatcTGAAACCAAGTGTTCATTTTCGAAGGATTTCCTGTCTCTCCACCATTAGTTGACAAGAAAGCTGGTTTCAATACAGTTCCTGGGATATTACCTTCTACTTCCCACACTGTGTTGTTACACATCCCAGTTGGATTGTCAAGATAGAACTTAATGTTAACATCACTTGATTCAGTGATTTCTATTTGATTTGGTGCCCTTGGTTTGAAAAATACTGCCCTGCCTTGGTCCGAATTTAGCGCGGTTTGCATCACcttgtaattaaaaaataacataattagatCGATTTGTTGAGATATTATATAATCAAGGTATCTTATATTTATGTGGAGATATTTGATTAGATACACATAtagtacaaattaaaatatcaagCGTTATGTCTAGATCATATTCACTATTGTTAATATCAcaatttgaatgaaaaatagTTCTCCTTATGtgattttgacaatttttactTCATGGATTAAAGAGCTTTTCATTGGACTAAGATCGATCGtgatctaattaattaattatttcttattatgATATTTGAGATTTATTTGGAGTCTAGGCTTGGTTTACTTGATATTGAACCCATGTTATATTAATTGTTCATGTTCAGATGTTTAGTTCTGATTTAGACGTATAAATGTGTTAGATCTTACATTTGGCAATTTTAAAACAGTCTTTTTATATATGTCTTGAACATTAATCATTACCTTATagtaatataaaaagaaacgtatatcatataatataaaaatatacataatctTTTAAACTAGATGATCGAACAATGTAATTTAACAAAACCTGAAATGGACAGACGAAGTTAGCATCTTGAGCCTCTAATATGGGTCCTCTGGTTACTCCGCCGCCTCCTCCTCCTAATACTGGTGGCGTGACCACAAAGTACCTAGAGTCTGATCTGAGAATTTCACCATTAGTGTCACGTACCACTTGCAACACTTGATTAGGAGTGGTTGTAGCACTAGTCCATATAGAACAAAATGCTACAACAACTGAAATTAGCAAAATAATCCTCTTCATTTTAATACATTGATGGAGAACCTCTAAATCTACCTTCAATTTATAGATAACATGAACCAAAAATATTACGTTCACGTttctaattataaataaaacaaaaacatattgtTTATCAGGAAAAAAATTACAGcttgttaaaaaaaaacatattgtatATTCTTGGTTTAGAACAGATAACAAAACAATGACAATAAGTTTCATTTTTGATGATATTCGTTATATTTTACTTCTCTATATTCGCAGAAggataacaatattttaaagttctcatctagataataagaaaatttaaatttttagcgTTCATTTTGTCATTTGGGtctagttgatttatgatatttttttttcttggatcACTTTTATCCCTTATTTGATTATAGGGATATTTTACGTTTTGAAAAACCTAAGCAACTTTAGggtcaataatttttttcccaattgtagcttttataaatatttaaagatttttaaataGCCTACCTTGATTTAAATATTAATGACTTCAAAGTTCCTTCATCCAGCTTCTTAATCTAGATAAGGTTGCTGTGTGTCTATAAATTCTCAATAAaatcaacttaaattaaattttttaaaaagaaactgTCATGTGTTCACGTATTATTTTCCCtgactcaaattattttttgtattttccaaaaatagttatctcaattatttattattttataagttcaaaacaattaattttcCCTTATTGTATGCTTAGTAGTTAGTAATAGTTATTTTTcccaattcaatttttattaactttttgaGGCTTAAAATTAGGGGACGCTTAATGCATGAATTATTTAGTTTTACCAATTTTACAACGTCTCCTTAATTTGTGTCCTTCTTCCGCCCCacatcaaaaaagaaatttaaatgcaACTTGAgctattaaatatgtattataattgCATATTGAGATTTCATGAAACTGTTTTTGAGTAAGCATATATGCTATTATAGTTGTATTAACTTtgcataaatattttatacaatttctatTTACGAAATTGGGACACAGAGTCTAATCCTTGAGCGAGGTATATAAATTTCACACGCTTACAAAAAAAGCATAAGTGAAATTGATGACTTTGAacgggatatatatatatatataattaattaattaatcctcAAAATTTCGAGTTGATGATTTTGGATGCTTATAAATATAgcttaaaaattagaaaaaataatacacGCATTATTCTTACCGTTCTTAATAAaacatttatacatataaagtGAATTTTCAGATATAAATAAACTCTAACTTATGATTATTTATTCATGCCTCAAAATTCAAAAGCTCAATTAAATAggttctttgttttttttttttcgaaataggctctttgtttttttttcgaAATAGGCTCTTTGATAACTATATACATTGTGATGCTATATTGTAGAGCCTAAATTAGACCACTTATATGAATAGTAAAATTTGTGTATGGCTCCACATATATCTCCTTGGCCTAAAAGACATTTAGCAAGTTCTactttatattttcaattattttgatgattagagtgataaataacaattttgtaattttcacATTAATTATGggaaaagttataaatttatgattgtGTATAATTAAcagtcaaaataattttttagatttttttttcaagattacaAAAAGTTCTGTTTCATTCGTGGCCCCATAAATTCataatactttatttttaaaagtcaatttgtatttgtttgattgtaataataatgtgaaaaatatttatgcCTCTATACTCTTGACAATTcaaatagttatttttattactactacaatatattcaatataatcatACGGTCTTTTCtctatgtaattttctttttaattatcgatatatttttttaaacataagtattcatatagttttatttaacttattttatcttcaaaataatattaattttatcttaaaaaattgtgacttaaataaaaaaatgaaaattttacaactctaaagagataaaaaaaaaaagggatagaGTTGATAATGTaagagttaaaaaaaagaagacaaattAATAATTGCATAATTGTAGTTTAAGaaaacacataatcaattaacgggataaattttagaataacGTAACTATATGagatcaaaaattaatttgacatAGAATTATGTATCACATACTTAGAAAACTTCCACAATTGATAAACTACTGATTGATATTAATTCATGTAATAGTTAAATGCACTTGTTCGTAATTATACTATTTTACTTTTGAAGATGTTCTCTAAGTATGAAATAGTTTGAGAAAAATTTCTTAGAAAGAATCGCTacttaatgttatttttttttttagaacaaGAGACCTTAGTTGGAAAGATTGAATTAGATTACAagttgttttgaattttaacaAACTATAtggattaaaatttattttaatcattttagaattaataatttaaatcaatttggtcaattaaaacatgaaaactattttaaattaattgaagaataaataaaaattttgattaaaaaaatacaagagtttgacaaaaagttatttttttattaaaataaattaacataaaGAAAGAGAGCATGATTTGAATTTGGGTTTCTTGGCCAAATTCACTGGTTTGGGCTTTTGGCCCGTTCTCATTCCCAAATGGGAGCATATACACCAAATGTATATTCAATGTATACACCATGTATACAGACTTTTTTGGATTCCCAGACCTGCTTATAGATTTAAGCTTTGTATTTATGCagcttttttaacctgtaatttaaTTTTCGGCACGTATCATGCTTCTGTCAGCctgtatatttatgtataagcGTTGTATATCATCCCGTTTTCAGCTTTTCGAGAACTGTATCTTGCTTCCCTTGCACCACATATCAACTTCCATCTAAGAACAATGACCAGGGGATGGATCCAACTCAAAAAATGCAGGGAATGAGTTCAAAGTGAACTCAAATTTGGTGTCACATGATAAGAGAACAAATGAAGAGATTAGCATTCATTTGTgaccccaaaaaattaaaattattgaaagataCAAGCAGCCATGATAATTTACCACTTGCTAAAATTAACACTTAACTCACTGAAATAGGAAACAAAGCGACAATGACAATAGTTCCATGTTCAAGCATAATGTAACATATTGAGATTTTTTCCAAGCAAACCCTTTTAAGGACTCATGAATTCTTTAGACCAATAAATATGAACTCTTCATAATCAAAATCTATTCTAGCATGATCAaagaaaattcttttgaaaaataggCCTAAAGAAGACATTTTATCCCAAGTACATATTCACAACAAGACACACATCTTGAAGGCACAActcctataaaaaaaataaaaaaattaggccAGCTCAATTATCAATATATGAGAACAAAAACAAATGATAATTAAGGAAATTAAGAGTAGTGATCTATGAATTGATACTTGTAAACAAACATATAGCATCCACAAGCAACTTCGTTAACCAAATCATAAGCCTACTGAGAGGATAATTAGATATACAAGTATATAgggaaataatattttaatctcCGCACTATGAGATtacctttaatttttatttttttttataaaaataatataaacgtATTTCATAGTATCGTTTCAGGCTTTatctgattaaaaaaattaacgcCATTAAGGAAATATATGTTATTGACACTCAATACCCCATGTCGTGGATAAACGGTAGCTCttatatttcaaaatcaattttggGCTTTCTCATTGTAACGAGTTTCACGTAAATTACGGTTATAGATTTTCCGAAAAGCTTGGAACCAAGTTCCTTTTTTCGTGTTTAAACCTTGAGGtatcttgttttttttcttacaaaatagTTGAAGAAATGCTTCAATTTTAGAATTTCTATCTTGTTATATTTATATGGTTTTTGTAATATCTAAGCTTAACTAAAACTCGAAACTTTACGGTAGTGAGGTAAATGTTGTAAGATTTGTTGACAGACTGAAAGCTGAAGTTTCACGTTAGATTGTATGATGATATTCTGATGCCAATATAAAATAGAGAACGTATAgtgtctttatttttcatttactttagTAAGGATCCATATAGTTTGCAAATTTTATAGTATAATAATCATTGGGAGGTCTCATtctttctctatattttttttttactttcatatttttatttttcgtaGACAAAGGTGATTATAGTTAAGGTCAACACATTAAGTAGATACATTCCTAAATCCGTCCAATagtttgataaaagaaaatccgTGAACACCAATATTGTATTAGTTGTGTACTTGATAAAAAATAGAAGCtcatgaaattattattaacAGCAGAGAGTTCACATGAGGGAAAATATTTATGACATATATTGCtaattgtaaaaaaaagaaaatgatactACCAAGAAGAAATCCTTGAGCATCAAGCTAATTATTTGGGCTACAATTACTGAAAGGAAATTAACACAATTGGACATTTACCcacaaagaaaataacataattgcACTAATAAAAACTACTCactttaatataattatgattgggattttttcaaatttgatttacTGAAAAAACATTACTGTGAGTAACTTTTATAGCTAAATTTGCAGGATTTGAAGGCCCATGATTGTATTCTTAAGAAACGTTTTAAAGTTTTAGGATGTGATTCTGAATTTGCAGGATTGAATTTGGTGGCtcgtgattaaattctcaataaTGTTATTGTGATTACACGTTTTACACCTAGAACATTACACAAAATAACATATTAGCTttaaaacgttactcacagtaacgcTTTCCCATTTCACATCGCCAACTGCATCAGTTTTTGTccattgaatttttaaaataaaaatattctaaattaTTACTATGAATTACGTTTATACtgcttttgtaaaaaaaaattaaaacatattaattaggtgaattgtttttaaaaataacttattttggtaaaaaaaatccAATATATTCATCTTTGTTTCTGTGTATTTTTCTTGCTATTAATCTATCTCCAATTTATAGACCACCACATATACATATTATTGCATCGCTTCAtttgaatgttttcttttttacatGAATATTACCTATTTCGTCTTTGAATGTCTGAGacatattaatagtaataaagtTTTGACAAGAAAGgtaaattttttgaagtttGGCCTGTGAAAATTGTCTAAAAGTATAAGTTTTGGCAAGCCATATCAAATTTTAGGCAAAAACGTTTTAGTAATGACCTTCACAAAGACAAAAATGTATCAAAGTCAAGAtgcaaatttttaatttcaaacacGTAcgcctaaatttattttaaaaacatataaattccGAAGCCCTTTTCATTGTCACACATCTATCACGTGAGTCTCGACAACCTTtgtaaaaatgtttgaaattttgcttTGATAAGTTAGgaaaaaatttggtaaaaatatATGAAGTGCTGCGTTAATTTAAAGTCCACAACTTTCTTAAGAAAATGGCCTTGATAAACCAtatcaaacatcaaataaaaatagttaatgTTTGACCTTTATAAAACCACACTTGagataaaaatatctaaaatcaaatataaaatttaaatttcacttGTATACGTATAAAATTGATCTCAAAATGGGTAATTTTGCAAACACAATTAAAAAAGCAGACATAAATTTAAGGAAGACATAAAAAGGGACCCATATTTACAAAACGTAGCATGGGATTTTCATTTAACAAACATAGCGAGAGTgtcctttgtttttttttttcttcaaaaactcGAATGAAATTTTTACTCAacgagtgtgtttggtatgaaggaaaatattttttgtattatgtttttcaattttctcatgtttggttggggtaaaagttttgaaaaatgttttccaaatcaactcatttttctcaaaattaaggaaaatgacttcccttcaaaaattaaagaaaacttTTTCCAAAGCTCTCCTCTAAtttcaaattacttttttttttggaaaaaacatcaattttaaaaaaatattttcaatttcaaaattttattttttcacccgacTCTGACCACTCTCTCCCCCCGGCCCCCGCCCCCAACacaccccctccccaaaaagttaattttacttttttaaaatagtttcaactccaatttttttttttaagctcCTACCTCCCCCCCTACCAGCCCCCTCACCCCCAATCCCaaccccccaaaaaattaattttgttttttaaaaatactatcaacttcaaatttttattttaaaaatattgtttcttaattgtgttgatttgaaaaatactttttgagaaaaataagtttttttttaaaaaaagcatgGCCCAATATCAGTTGATGTTTAAAGATGacttttttagttatttatcaagataaattaattctaaaaatttgattaaataggCTCTGATTTGTCCTTATATTGTTTTGACATTTTACTATAGAACCAATAAAAGTTTCTTTGTTATTATAGTTCGATTTTAAATTCGAAttcattttgataaatataattatttaaatgtcGATCAGTAATTAAAATTCGAATATCTATCTTATAATATATGTCGCGTATAAAAGGTATCTATGTATTACCTTTTTAgtatcattatattatattattatattattcaaaaaataagttaCATTCCACATATTATATACAAAGAgtataaaatagaaaagaaaaaggaaacacAGTTAAATTAAATCTGTCTAAATGCAATAATCCAAAAGTAtcactaacaaaaaaaaagatttttgctTCTAAACTGTtgtgttattttatttgtttgttttgaaaggtatttattttttatttttccttttccccTTTCCAAAACCTTGCAATAGGCCCCACTGAaccatattataaaaaataatagatatatcGTGGTGTGAAAATAAACGTGTACTAaactagaaaaaaaacataaatcaaaatatctCCAAATTATTATAATACAACATCTCTTACTCCATTCTTGCTCTCTCACTCCatgtcgctcgcctctctcgctctgtacaataaaattgtataaattgtgttttcatttatataaagcgagagaaaattatatatacacatacaagtatatatatatccgTCCTctacatttataattatacaatacaaatattttgcTGCCCAATTATCTTTTgcatttctctctttttcgttttatacaattagattcaattatatataaattcaaattttatacaaatatacaaacacatacaaTTGGATTGAGCGGCTAACAACGATTTATTCAAATGAGAGGCTAACAACAATTTAAACAAACGGTGTGCCAGAAATTATACAAAACTGAAAAGAAATCAACGTATTATACAATTGCttctttgtatatatgtatagcgaaatagACATAACTTtcagttgtatatgtatagtgaattatacatatatatgtttgttagaagcgcaattatgcaaactttgctataacatacaaatttaaattttgtattcgTTATATGTAAAAATTTCTCTTATATCTATTATGATACTAAAGTCAGATTCATCAATCCACTAATCTCTTTAGTGCATGATATCACGTACCATAGGCTTCTagtaataatatgttttttgatAAGAAAGgtaaaagttcaaaaaataattgaagtttGGCCTGTGAAAATTGTCTAAAGGTATAAGTTTTGGCAAGCCATATCAAATTTCAGGCAAAAACGTTTTAGTAATGACCTAC encodes the following:
- the LOC101261105 gene encoding putative GEM-like protein 8, whose translation is MNKHHILQEDHQNSSGSSLAMSSSFGTTTPERHSSFSQESESAVASTLHSPSSSDYSPTITPSHDDSAVIIQKRKLGKKAKSYAYRIREHVKLGSKFSETVKGKLTIVKEGGRRNIFKHMFHVNDGEILLKASQCYLYTTAGPIAGILFISTHKIAFCSERPISVPFPSGGILRTPYKVVIPVTKIKRALPSVNENKPSQKYIEIVTEDDFEFWFMGFVRYEKAFLNLQRAISMSN
- the LOC101261398 gene encoding kunitz trypsin inhibitor 5-like, which produces MKAVPFLLVALLSTIFFLVNAQDVAEPILDVSGNAVRTGVNYYILPAGRGNGGGLQVASIKNRTNPLVVSQNVDDSVIGVNVQFSPVDPKENTIRLSTDMNVKFTSMEISDSSTVWRINTELIPQRYLVTIGGVEGNPGRETLGNWFNIDKYEDAYKLVYCPVVCETCRPFCGEIGILEESGKRVLFVGRDPPLKVTFHKA
- the LOC101243686 gene encoding kunitz-type serine protease inhibitor DrTI-like, translated to MKRIILLISVVVAFCSIWTSATTTPNQVLQVVRDTNGEILRSDSRYFVVTPPVLGGGGGGVTRGPILEAQDANFVCPFQVMQTALNSDQGRAVFFKPRAPNQIEITESSDVNIKFYLDNPTGMCNNTVWEVEGNIPGTVLKPAFLSTNGGETGNPSKMNTWFQIKKLNDNDEEVNPMYILVFCPNNYEDTCSEITIHYVYKQRRLVLKIGDSFPVVFVKDNNYGIV